TAATGCGCCGCGGGCCCATCTGTAAGTGACAGCCGAAACCGTCTTTCAGCTTTCCCTCATGTGAGAGAAAGGATTATCCGGTATTAGCTCCGGTTTCCCGAAGTTATCCCAGTCTTACAGGCAGGTTGCCCACGTGTTACTCACCCGTCCGCCGCTGATCTTCAAAAGCAAGCTAATGAAGATCCGCTCGACTTGCATGTATTAGGCACGCCGCCAGCGTTCGTCCTGAGCCAGGATCAAACTCTCCAAGAAAGAGTTATGAGTTAGCTCATAAAGTTAAAACGTTGGCTCATGTTCTTCTATAATAGAAGCCATGAAAATTTATTGTTTGTTGACGCTTGTTTGTTTAGTTTTCAAAGAGCAAGTTATTCAGCTTGTCGCCCAGAAGCGACTTTATTAATATAACACGCTGATTTGTTATTGTCAACATCATTTTTGTTTTTCTTTTTCGTAAAAACTGATGTTTGTTTTTTAATTCAACGTTGTTTTCCTGAAGCGAGATTAAATATACCATGGATAAAATATGTTTGCAATATAATTTTAAAAGAATTTTTCACAATGAGAGAATTCTTTTTGGTTTTCCGAGTTTCTTCTTATTATTACTTTTATTAATAATTTCTCACTTGTGCTCATATAATTCTTTGGACAAACTAATTTACTGAGGTGACCGTATTTGCTGCAATCAATCGCACTTTATCTCTCACTAATCATGGCGATACTATTATTCAGCATTGCCTACATTGAAGCCATTAAAATCGCAAACACTGAAGGAAAGGTTCACGGAGGAACTCTTATTTTCAGCTCTGTCTGTGCATTATTGTTTTCAAGGTTCACTTACCTATTCATTTAATAAATCCCCTCTTTAAAGGGGATTTTTTGTTTGTACCTTACAGATTGATTTGCACCTATATTCTTACAGTTTTTCTATAGTAGTCTGATGCAGCAACTTTAAATCTCTCCATATATGAGCTACTTCGATATATTCCTTGCCCGCAATTTTCACAACTTCTTCCCCAGCTTTTTGTGACTGAAGGCTTTCATAAAATCTTCGACTTTCATTATCAGCTAACACCCAAACGAGCAAGGATTCATAACCCTGCTTCAGCAAATCATCCAAACCTGCTAAAAGCAGCCTCAGGCCCAGTTTTCCTCTTTGGTACTCTTTAAGGATATAAATCGCGTACAATTCTCCATCGGCTTTAAAGTTCCCTGATCTTTCTTTTCCGAAAGATGCAAAGCCAACTATTTCTCCCTCTGGATTAACAGCGACGAAAACCGGCGATGTATCAGCACTTTCTGACAAGCTTTTTTCCCATAAAGGTTTCCTGTCCTCTACCTTTAAAGAATTCAAGTAATCCCGGCTTATCATTCCCTGGTAAGTTTCTTGCCAACTTCTAACGTGAACCTTGGCAATACCGCTCGCGTCATTTTTCGTAGCTTTTCTAATTTGCACGTTCATCCCCTACCCCGAGATTGATTTGATTTCGGCTTGATTTTTCAGCTTCATCTTTCTTTCATCTACTAAAAACAATGTTATCCCAGCAATAACAACTATTCCTCCAATCACCTGTGTCAAAATTACTTTTTCACCGAGCAGGTAGAAGGCAAGTACGGTTGCGCCCACTGGTTCAAATAGTATCGCCATAGAAATGACCGAGGCGCTAATCCATTTTATAGACCAATTAAACAATGTATGCCCAAGCAAAGTTGGGATCAAAGCAAGAAGGATGAAGTAAACCCAATCGCTTGCTGGATATGGATAGAACGAATCACCCACTGCAATTACATAGAAGAACAAAGTAATTGAACTGATGCTATAGACGATAAAAGTATAGGTTATTAAAGACATTCTCTTCCTGACGGTTTGGCCAAATAAAAGGTATACGGTTACCAGGGCGCATGCAACAATCGCCAGAAAGTCTCCATATAGTGCGCTTCCACTGATTTTAAAGTCACCCCAGCTGATGATGACACTGCCGCCGATCGCAATTATCCCACTTAAAATTGCTTTAGCTGATACTCGTTCTTTAAAAAATAGGTAGGCCCCAACAAATGCAAATAGCGGTTGAAGGGTGACCAGCACAGTTGAACTTGCTACTGAGGTATAGTTTAGTGATTCAAACCAGAGGATAAAATGAAAAGCCAGAAAAATTCCGGCTATCCCAGTGAATACCCAATCCCGTTTCGTAATAAGACGAAGTTCAGAAACATACTTTATTAGAAACACCGGCAGCATTAATAGTACAGAAAAGAATAATCGGTAAAAAGCTATGACTCCGGACGGTGCAGATGAAACTTTAACAAGTATCGCAGAAGTCGAGACTGCCACAACACCTATTGCTACCGCCACATAAGGATTTACTTTTGGTGATTCCATTTCCATTCTCCTTTAGTAACACAATGTGAATAATATGTATTTTACAATGAAATCGAACTTTTATCTTGAATTAAATTTTATTTTTATTGGAAAAGTTTAGTCCGTCATTTTTAGGGAAATTAAATACATCTTATCAGGGGCAGGAGAAACGACATGGTATTTTCAATTGATATGGAAATTTTACTTAAGTTAGGGATTTCCGCTTTCTTGGGCCTGGTCATCGGGCTTGAAAGGGAGATTAAAAGAAAACCAGTTGGTCTTAAAACGAGCCTTGTTATATCAATCGTCAGCTGTCTTTTGACCATTGTCTCAAGTGAATCAGCTTATATGTTCCCAGGGGATGAAGACGTGAATATCACGATGGACCCTCTCCGTCTGGCAGCCCAGATCGTATCGGGTATCGGCTTCCTTGGTGCCGGGGTTATTTTACGAAGAGGAAATGACACAATTTCGGGCCTTACCACGGCAGCGATGATTTGGGGTGCTGCTGGTATTGGAATAACAGTTGGGGCCGGATTTTACTGGGAAGCCATTGCAGGTGTTGCGCTGCTTATCGTAAGCGTGGAATTCATACCATTCCTAATGACTTTCATAGGTCCAAGACAATTAAGGGAGAAAGAGATCCGCCTTCAGTTCAATGTCAATGGCCGGGAAAGCATAGCTGAAATTATCACGAAGATTAAGACAGAAAAAATTGCACTTAAAAACGTCCGGATTAAGGACCTTGCAGAAGGAAATCAGCTGGTGCAATTGATTGTAACAGTGGACTTCCGCAGAAAGACTACAGATGTTTATGAGACGGTGTCTGAAATCGAGGGCATTAACAGGGTTGAGATTGAAGGATTATGAGAAAAGCCGCTGAGTTGCGGCTTTTTTAGTTTACTTATAAAATTTTGTCTTGCATGTCCAGCAAGATGGTTATATAATCTTTCTTGTACCTTATCTATTAGATACGGGGGATTAGCTCAGCTGGGAGAGCGCAACGCTGGCAGCGTTGAGGTCAGGGGTTCGAGCCCCCTATTCTCCACTTACTAAAGAAGCTGCAAAACCAATTGGTTTTGCAGCTTTTTTCGTTATGAATTACGTTTTTGATAATAAACTAACGTTTCATATGCCCTTAATTTACCGTGTTCTACTTCTTTATAATTCTGTACAATCAATTCTGCTTGAGCAATTTCGGTTAATAATGCTGCTTCTTCAATTACAATTTTTTCATTACTAAAGTTACATAACACAACAACCTTTTCATTCTCACTTCTCCGCTCATATGCAAAAATCTTTGGATGATCCTCCAATAATAGGTTGAAGTCACCGGTTGTGATGACATCTAATTTCTTTCTAAGAGCAATTAAATGTTTATAGTAATAAAAAATAGACTCTTTATCTGCTAAAGTGGCTTCTACATTAATTTCTTTATAGCGTGGATTTACTTCGATCCATGGAGTTCCTTTCGTGAACCCGCTATGAATTTGTTCGTTCCACTGCATAGGAGTCCTGGCGTTGTCCCTGCCTTTTACATAAATCGAGTTCATGATATCTTCTGTTGGAACTCCAAGAGAACGTTTTTCTCTGAACATATTTAATGTCTCGACGTCTTGATATTGTTCGATCGATTCAAACTTCACATTTGTCATGCCGATCTCTTCACCCTGATAAATATAAGGTGTCCCCTGCATCATGTGAAGGCAAGTCGCAAGCATTTTGGCAGATTCCACTCGGTACTCTTGGTCATCACCAAACCGGGAAACAATCCTTGGCTGGTCATGGTTATTCCAATACAAGCTATTCCAACCTGTGCCATGCAATTCACTTTGCCATTTAGTCAGATTCTCCTTTAAATCAACCAGATTCAAAGGTTTGAGATCCCATTTTTCAGTAGGACCACTATCTAAGCCCATGTGTTCAAAGGTGAAAATCATGTTAATTTCCTTATTTTCAGGATTTGTGTACATCACCGCATCTGCTGTACTCGCTCCCGGCATCTCACCAACAGTCAAAATATCGTAGTGGGATAGAACTTTTT
This window of the Mesobacillus jeotgali genome carries:
- a CDS encoding GNAT family N-acetyltransferase; protein product: MQIRKATKNDASGIAKVHVRSWQETYQGMISRDYLNSLKVEDRKPLWEKSLSESADTSPVFVAVNPEGEIVGFASFGKERSGNFKADGELYAIYILKEYQRGKLGLRLLLAGLDDLLKQGYESLLVWVLADNESRRFYESLQSQKAGEEVVKIAGKEYIEVAHIWRDLKLLHQTTIEKL
- a CDS encoding glycoside hydrolase family 13 protein; the encoded protein is MENRDTVVEKVKNDQEWWKKSIVYQIYPRSFYDSNGDGIGDLQGIIQKLDYLKELGVDVIWLSPIYDSPNDDNGYDIRDYYQIMKEFGTMEDLDHLLDAAHQRGLKIIMDLVVNHTSDEHSWFVESKKGLDNPYRDYYVWKPGKNGKEPNNWGSIFSGPAWDYDENTNEYYLHLFSKKQPDLNWENPALRNEIYTMMKFWLDKGIDGFRMDVINFISKVPGLPDGEVKEGVIYGDGGPYFVNGPKIHEYLREMNEKVLSHYDILTVGEMPGASTADAVMYTNPENKEINMIFTFEHMGLDSGPTEKWDLKPLNLVDLKENLTKWQSELHGTGWNSLYWNNHDQPRIVSRFGDDQEYRVESAKMLATCLHMMQGTPYIYQGEEIGMTNVKFESIEQYQDVETLNMFREKRSLGVPTEDIMNSIYVKGRDNARTPMQWNEQIHSGFTKGTPWIEVNPRYKEINVEATLADKESIFYYYKHLIALRKKLDVITTGDFNLLLEDHPKIFAYERRSENEKVVVLCNFSNEKIVIEEAALLTEIAQAELIVQNYKEVEHGKLRAYETLVYYQKRNS
- a CDS encoding MgtC/SapB family protein — protein: MVFSIDMEILLKLGISAFLGLVIGLEREIKRKPVGLKTSLVISIVSCLLTIVSSESAYMFPGDEDVNITMDPLRLAAQIVSGIGFLGAGVILRRGNDTISGLTTAAMIWGAAGIGITVGAGFYWEAIAGVALLIVSVEFIPFLMTFIGPRQLREKEIRLQFNVNGRESIAEIITKIKTEKIALKNVRIKDLAEGNQLVQLIVTVDFRRKTTDVYETVSEIEGINRVEIEGL
- a CDS encoding DMT family transporter encodes the protein MESPKVNPYVAVAIGVVAVSTSAILVKVSSAPSGVIAFYRLFFSVLLMLPVFLIKYVSELRLITKRDWVFTGIAGIFLAFHFILWFESLNYTSVASSTVLVTLQPLFAFVGAYLFFKERVSAKAILSGIIAIGGSVIISWGDFKISGSALYGDFLAIVACALVTVYLLFGQTVRKRMSLITYTFIVYSISSITLFFYVIAVGDSFYPYPASDWVYFILLALIPTLLGHTLFNWSIKWISASVISMAILFEPVGATVLAFYLLGEKVILTQVIGGIVVIAGITLFLVDERKMKLKNQAEIKSISG